Genomic segment of Paenibacillus macerans:
AGGATAAAATAAACACCGCCGCCGCCGCTTTGTACATCAGCGGGATGCCTTCGGGAGCGGCGGAAGACTTGGCGCCGAGCGTAACTTCAAACAAGCCGCCGACGATCGCCTCGGCCAGCTCCGCGGGGAGCCCAACCGCGGGCAGCAGCCAGCGCAGGGCGGCATACAGGGCGTTCATGACGCCGGAGGCGGTCAGAATCTCCAGGATGACGGAGAAGAACACGACAAGTCCGCCGACGACGGTCATAAGCTGCAGGGACGAAACGACGGCCTGGCGCAGCAGTTCGCCGAGGCTCCGCCCGTCGCTGATCCGTGCCTGGTGCATGGCCTGCAGCGCCTGCTTTAAACTCAGCCGCCGGGAGGAAGCCGCATCGGCGCGAACTTCGGTTCCGGGGGCGCCCGCCCGGTAAAACCGCATGATTCCTCCGATCAGCAGCGCCCCGCCGTAGTGGGCAAGCGCGAGCGCCCCGGCCAGCTTCGGGTTGCCGAAGAAACCGACCGAGACGGCGCCGATCAGAAAGATCGGGTCGGAGGAGGTGGTAAAGGCCACCAGGCGCTCGCCCTCTTCGCGGGTAACGAGGCGCTGCTCGCGCAGTTTGGCGGCAAGCTTGGCGCTGACGGGATACCCGGATGCGAATCCCATAGCCAGTACAAAGCCGCCGCTGCCGGGAATGCGGAAAAGCGGCTTCATCAACGGATCGAGCAGCTTGCCCAAAAAGTGCACGATCCCGAATCCAAGCATGATTTCGGAGATTACAAAAAACGGGAACAGCGACGGAAACAGCACATCCCACCAAATCGCCAGCCCGCGGACGCCGGCTTGCCAGGACTGTTCCGGATAGCGCAGCATCAGCACGGCCAAGGCCGCTAAGGACATGAGCAGAAAAAAGGCAACCATTCGTTTTATGACCATAGTAACGCGCCTCCACATCGGATCATAGTGAAGTTTATGTATTTTGTGGGACAAACAGCACAAAAAAATAAACTAAACGGCCGCGGCAAATACTGATCTTTCGGTATTTTTGTGCTAGAATAAATTTAGATGATAAAATTGAAACTTTAGTACCAGCTTTCCTTACGATCATGGACCTCGCAGAAGTAAAATTTTGTGGATGGAGTGATGATAATGAGCATTGTTGCAGGTGTTCTCGTATGCGCTTTTGTGTACGTTATCCGGGCCTCTCTCGTCCATTCCGGTGAAGAGGACTGGAGCAGCTACTGATCGTTTTGATGTTTCATACCCACACGCAGAAGCTCCGATAGGAGCTTTTATTTTTTTTTGCTATAATAAAAAGAGTTGAAAAGCAGGCGGTGAGTATATGAATCCAACCTTAAGCCTCTATGACAATCTTGGCGGCGGCCCAACGCTGAGGCGGCTTGTGGAAGCCTTTTATCCCAAGGTGCAGAAAGATCCGCTGCTTGGACCGCTGTTTCCTGAGGACATTACGCCGGTTATGGAGAAGCAGTACATGTTTTTGACGCAGTTTTTCGGCGGGCCGCCCTTGTATTCCGATGCGTTCGGCCACCCGATGATGCGGGCGCGGCATATGCCGTTCCCGGTGACGAGGGAGCGCGCCGAAGCCTGGCTGGCCTGCATGCGGGCCGCCCTGGAGGAGATCGGAAT
This window contains:
- the ylbJ gene encoding sporulation integral membrane protein YlbJ, producing the protein MVIKRMVAFFLLMSLAALAVLMLRYPEQSWQAGVRGLAIWWDVLFPSLFPFFVISEIMLGFGIVHFLGKLLDPLMKPLFRIPGSGGFVLAMGFASGYPVSAKLAAKLREQRLVTREEGERLVAFTTSSDPIFLIGAVSVGFFGNPKLAGALALAHYGGALLIGGIMRFYRAGAPGTEVRADAASSRRLSLKQALQAMHQARISDGRSLGELLRQAVVSSLQLMTVVGGLVVFFSVILEILTASGVMNALYAALRWLLPAVGLPAELAEAIVGGLFEVTLGAKSSAAPEGIPLMYKAAAAVFILSWGGLSVHAQVASILNSSDLRYLPFLFARFLHGLVAAALLLLIWEPVMGAAPAFGLFSPAEAAQLPGWRSVPAAFRLALALVLTLIILSVLSRIIHRWLAKPKKYLS
- a CDS encoding globin; the encoded protein is MNPTLSLYDNLGGGPTLRRLVEAFYPKVQKDPLLGPLFPEDITPVMEKQYMFLTQFFGGPPLYSDAFGHPMMRARHMPFPVTRERAEAWLACMRAALEEIGIEEPLRGFVLERLSGPAFHFVNTP